In Arachis hypogaea cultivar Tifrunner chromosome 17, arahy.Tifrunner.gnm2.J5K5, whole genome shotgun sequence, a single window of DNA contains:
- the LOC112764099 gene encoding vacuolar protein sorting-associated protein 29, which yields MVLVLALGDLHIPHRAPDLPAKFKSMLVPGKIQHIICTGNLCIKEVHDYLKTLCPDLHITRGEYDEDTRYPETKTLTIGQFKLGLCHGHQVIPWGDLDSLAMLQRQLDVDILVTGHTHQFTAYKHEGGVVINPGSATGAYSSITYDVNPSFVLMDIDGLRVVVYVYELIDGEVKVDKIDFKKTASTHTAH from the exons ATGGTGCTGGTGTTGGCTCTTGGGGATTTACACATACCACATAGGGCTCCTGATCTCCCTGCTAAGTTCAAATCCATGCTTGTTCCTGGCAAGATCCAACACATCATTTGTACAGGAAACCTTTGTATTAAg gaagttcatgactacttGAAGACTCTTTGTCCAGACTTGCATATAACACGTGGCGAGTATGACGAAGATACAAGATATCCAGAGACCAAAACACTAACCATTGGTCAGTTTAAGCTGGGACTTTGCCATGGTCATCAG GTTATTCCCTGGGGAGACCTAGACTCACTTGCAATGCTACAGAGGCAGCTAGATGTAGACATCCTTGTCACAGGTCATACCCATCAGTTTACCGCATACAAACACGAAGGTGGTGTGGTTATAAATCCTGGTTCCGCAACAGGTGCTTATAGCAGCATCACTTATGATGTGAATCCGAGTTTTGTCCTCATGGACATCGATGGCCTGCGTGTTGTGGTATATGTATATGAACTTATCGACGGAGAGGTTAAGGTTGACAAGATTGATTTTAAGAAAACAGCCTCAACCCACACTGCTCATTAG
- the LOC112764097 gene encoding 1-aminocyclopropane-1-carboxylate oxidase: MENFPVISLENVNGNERKAILDQIEDACKNWGFFELVNHGIEEELLDRVERVNKEHYRKCMEQRFKEFAASKSLLDWESTFFLRHLPESNISEVLDLSDEYRDVMKEFAVKLEILAEQLLDLLCDNLGLEKGYLKNAFSGSRGPSFGTKVANYPPCPNPDLVKGLRAHTDAGGIILLLQDDKVSGLQLLKDGKWVDVPPMRHSIVVNLGDQIEVITNGKYKSVEHRVITQTNGTRMSIASFYNPGSDAVIYPAPSLLEQKAEEGGGNQQYPKFVFEDYMKLYAALKFQAKEPRFQAMMKASLPAATA, from the exons atggaGAACTTCCCAGTGATTAGCTTAGAGAATGTCAATGGTAACGAGAGGAAGGCTATTCTTGATCAAATTGAAGATGCTTGTAAGAATTGGGGATTCTTTGAG ttgGTGAATCATGGAATAGAAGAGGAGCTATTGGACAGAGTGGAGAGGGTAAACAAAGAACATTACAGAAAATGCATGGAGCAGAGGTTCAAGGAGTTTGCAGCAAGCAAGTCCTTATTGGATTGGGAGAGCACCTTCTTCTTGCGCCATCTTCCGGAATCTAACATCTCTGAAGTTCTTGATCTCAGTGATGAGTACAGAGATGTAATGAAGGAGTTTGCAGTGAAGCTGGAGATTCTTGCAGAGCAGCTGCTTGATCTTTTGTGTGACAATCTTGGATTAGAAAAGGGCTATCTCAAAAATGCTTTTTCTGGATCAAGAGGTCCTTCTTTTGGGACTAAGGTTGCTAACTACCCTCCATGCCCTAACCCTGATCTTGTTAAGGGTCTCCGGGCCCACACCGATGCCGGCGGCATCATCCTTCTTTTGCAGGATGACAAGGTCAGCGGCCTCCAGCTTCTCAAGGATGGAAAATGGGTGGATGTTCCGCCCATGCGCCACTCCATTGTTGTTAATCTTGGTGaccaaattgag GTGATCACAAATGGAAAATACAAGAGTGTGGAGCACCGTGTGATAACACAAACAAATGGGACAAGGATGTCCATAGCATCATTCTACAACCCTGGAAGTGATGCTGTGATATACCCTGCACCATCATTGTTGGAACAAAAGgcagaagaaggaggaggaaaccAACAATACCCAAAGTTTGTGTTTGAGGACTACATGAAGCTCTATGCTGCACTCAAGTTTCAGGCAAAGGAGCCAAGATTCCAAGCCATGATGAAGGCTTCACTTCCTGCTGCAACAGCATAA